The genomic interval ataaatgtatgtatatatatatatatatatttctaattagAATATTATCAAGTGCATTTATTTGAAGAAAAGAcaatttcattataaaatgttacatgTCTTCAGAAGCTAAATATTGTgcataatgtatatttaaatatgcataataaCGTTGAAATTTGATTAGAtattgtaatatacagttgaagcccccCACCCCCGGATTTTtcttccgatagtctacagaactaaccatcgatatacaataagtTGCCGAATTACCGTAAcatgcctagttaaactaattaacctagttagatctttaaatgtcactttaagctgtatagaagtgtctttaaaaatatctagtcaaatattatgtactgttatcatggcaaagataaaataaatcagttattagaaatgagttaaaaaactattatgtttagaaatgtgttgaaaaaaaatctcttcattaaacagaaattggggaaaaaaataaacatggggcctaataattctgacttcaactgtatataatgtgcATTATTATTCTGTTGTACATTGTGTGTGAGTTATTTGgactaattttattaatttattttctgggATATATTTCATTTAGTGGGAAATGTTGGGCAAGACTTGTCGCTGGATGCAGCTGAATTCCAGTCTAAGTTTGGTGTAAGTAAGCCGCCCTTGGACTGCACAGAACTGGTTTTCTTCTGTCAGTTGGGCAGACGCGGAGCTGCTGCCACAGAGAAAGCCAAAAGCCTGGGATTTAAGAAGTAAGAAACCTGGCATCATGAATGCTTAAATGATCACACAATTTTGTTGAAAATGTTACAAATCTTTCTCTCTCTTCAGTGCTCGTAATTATGCTGGGGCCTACAaggaatggtcagaaaaagaaggCAAATGAGAAACCTCGAATCTCTTGGAACTCAATGAATGCAGCTTAAAAAGAACAAACTTCAGGGACCTTACTGTTACacaattaaagagatagttcaaccaaaactgaatgttctgtcatcatttactctctcttcacttgttccaaacctgagtttcttt from Danio aesculapii chromosome 14, fDanAes4.1, whole genome shotgun sequence carries:
- the tstd1 gene encoding thiosulfate:glutathione sulfurtransferase, giving the protein MASSDNDISYSDLKSLLAKGSVVLVDVRTNDEVARGTIPGSIHIPVGNVGQDLSLDAAEFQSKFGVSKPPLDCTELVFFCQLGRRGAAATEKAKSLGFKNARNYAGAYKEWSEKEGK